In Georgenia soli, a genomic segment contains:
- a CDS encoding zinc-dependent alcohol dehydrogenase family protein, whose translation MRALVYHGPGKKSWDEVPDPKIIDPTDIIVKVDTTTICGTDLHILKGDVPAVTDGRILGHEGVGTVTEVGDAVSTVAVGDRVIISCISACGSCSYCHQGLYAHCLAEEGASGIGWIFGHLIDGTQAEYVRVPFADNSVYKVPEGVSDEAAVMLSDILPTGFEIGVRYGRVKPGDVVAVIGAGPVGLAAMMTAGLYGAARIIAVDLDDNRLDQAKGFGATDSVNSGDADWVEKVMGMTDGLGVDVAIEAVGIPATFEACTKIVRPGGTIANVGVHGKGVELPLDEMWIKDIAITMGLVSTSTTSMLLKLVAQHKLAAENFATHRFTFDQMLEAYDTFSKAAESKALKVVISG comes from the coding sequence ATGAGGGCGCTCGTCTATCACGGCCCCGGGAAGAAGTCCTGGGACGAGGTCCCGGACCCGAAGATCATCGATCCGACCGACATCATCGTGAAGGTCGACACCACCACCATCTGCGGCACCGACCTGCACATCCTCAAGGGGGACGTCCCCGCGGTGACCGACGGCCGCATCCTCGGCCACGAGGGTGTCGGGACCGTGACCGAGGTCGGCGACGCGGTCTCCACCGTCGCGGTCGGCGACCGCGTCATCATCTCCTGCATCAGCGCGTGCGGCTCCTGCTCGTACTGCCACCAGGGGCTGTACGCCCACTGCCTCGCCGAGGAGGGCGCGTCCGGGATCGGCTGGATCTTCGGGCACCTCATCGACGGCACCCAGGCGGAGTACGTCCGCGTCCCGTTCGCCGACAACTCCGTCTACAAGGTTCCCGAGGGCGTCAGCGACGAGGCCGCCGTCATGCTGTCCGACATCCTGCCGACCGGCTTCGAGATCGGCGTGCGCTACGGGCGCGTGAAGCCGGGCGACGTCGTCGCCGTCATCGGGGCCGGTCCTGTCGGCCTCGCCGCCATGATGACGGCCGGCCTCTACGGGGCGGCGCGGATCATCGCCGTCGACCTCGACGACAACCGGCTCGACCAGGCGAAGGGCTTCGGCGCCACGGACAGCGTCAACAGCGGCGACGCCGACTGGGTCGAGAAGGTCATGGGCATGACGGACGGCCTGGGCGTCGACGTCGCGATCGAGGCGGTCGGCATCCCCGCGACCTTCGAGGCCTGCACGAAGATCGTCCGGCCGGGCGGCACCATCGCCAACGTCGGCGTGCACGGCAAGGGGGTGGAGCTGCCCCTGGACGAGATGTGGATCAAGGACATCGCCATCACGATGGGCCTGGTCAGCACCTCGACGACGTCGATGCTCCTCAAGCTCGTCGCCCAGCACAAGCTCGCGGCGGAGAACTTCGCGACGCACCGCTTCACCTTCGACCAGATGCTCGAGGCCTACGACACGTTCTCCAAGGCCGCCGAGTCCAAGGCGCTGAAGGTCGTCATCTCCGGCTGA
- the tsaD gene encoding tRNA (adenosine(37)-N6)-threonylcarbamoyltransferase complex transferase subunit TsaD, whose protein sequence is MSEPLILGIETSCDETGFAVVRGRELLADVTASSMEEHARYGGIVPEVASRAHLEAFVPTLDAALEAADVDLGQLDGIAVTAGPGLVGSLTVGVSGAKALALATGKPLYGVNHVIGHAAVDELVHGPFPDRFVALVVSGGHTSLLLVDDIATGVVELGQTLDDAAGEAFDKVGRLLGLPYPGGPHVDRLSREGDRDAIRFPRGLTSGKDKARHPYDFSFSGLKTAVARYVEACQDRGEEVPAADVAAGFSEAVADVLVTKSLAACERSGCDTLVIGGGFSANSRLRELAAERAAERGITVRIPPIRYCTDNGAMIAALGSALVRSGAAPSPLDLPTDSGMPLELVRV, encoded by the coding sequence GTGAGCGAACCTCTCATCCTCGGCATCGAGACCTCCTGCGACGAGACCGGCTTCGCCGTCGTGCGTGGCCGGGAGCTGCTCGCCGACGTCACCGCGTCCTCCATGGAGGAGCACGCCCGGTACGGCGGCATCGTCCCGGAGGTCGCCTCGCGCGCCCACCTGGAGGCCTTCGTCCCCACCCTGGACGCCGCGCTCGAGGCCGCCGACGTCGACCTCGGTCAGCTCGACGGCATCGCCGTCACGGCGGGGCCGGGCCTCGTCGGCTCGCTCACCGTCGGCGTCTCCGGCGCCAAGGCCCTCGCGCTCGCGACCGGCAAGCCGCTCTACGGGGTCAACCACGTCATCGGCCACGCGGCCGTCGACGAGCTCGTGCACGGCCCGTTCCCCGACCGGTTCGTCGCGCTGGTGGTCTCCGGCGGCCACACGTCCCTGCTGCTGGTCGACGACATCGCCACCGGCGTCGTCGAGCTCGGGCAGACCCTCGACGACGCGGCGGGCGAGGCGTTCGACAAGGTCGGCCGCCTCCTGGGCCTGCCGTACCCCGGCGGCCCTCACGTCGACAGGCTCTCCCGCGAGGGCGACCGGGACGCCATCCGCTTCCCGCGCGGCCTGACCTCGGGCAAGGACAAGGCGCGCCACCCCTACGACTTCTCCTTCTCCGGCCTCAAGACCGCCGTGGCGCGGTACGTCGAGGCCTGCCAGGACCGCGGGGAGGAGGTGCCCGCGGCCGACGTCGCAGCAGGCTTCTCTGAGGCCGTCGCCGACGTGCTGGTCACCAAGTCGCTCGCGGCCTGCGAACGCAGCGGGTGCGACACCCTCGTCATCGGCGGAGGGTTCTCCGCGAACTCCCGGCTGCGCGAGCTCGCCGCCGAGCGGGCGGCGGAGCGTGGCATCACCGTGCGGATCCCGCCCATCCGCTACTGCACCGACAACGGGGCCATGATCGCGGCACTGGGCTCGGCGCTCGTGCGGTCCGGCGCGGCGCCGTCGCCGCTGGACCTGCCGACCGACTCGGGCATGCCGCTGGAGCTCGTGCGGGTCTGA
- a CDS encoding WhiB family transcriptional regulator, whose translation MAELSRLPGPVMDLWEWQYEGACREADPDLFFHPEGERGGTRRRRDEAAKAICATCPVIQQCREHSLAVREPYGVWGGLSEDERQAILARPVRKAS comes from the coding sequence ATGGCTGAGCTCTCGAGGCTTCCCGGACCCGTGATGGACCTGTGGGAGTGGCAGTACGAGGGGGCGTGCCGCGAGGCCGACCCGGACCTCTTCTTCCACCCGGAGGGTGAGCGTGGCGGCACCCGCCGACGCCGCGACGAGGCGGCCAAGGCGATCTGCGCCACCTGCCCCGTGATCCAGCAGTGCCGGGAGCACTCCCTCGCCGTGCGCGAGCCCTACGGGGTGTGGGGCGGCCTCAGCGAGGACGAGCGCCAGGCCATCCTCGCCCGCCCAGTGCGCAAGGCCTCCTGA
- a CDS encoding PadR family transcriptional regulator: protein MAERPPATRDPQLLKGVLPMLVLALLREQDSYGYELVTRLRDSGLTDVSTGSVYPVLTRLERDGHLASYLVPSAQGPARKYYTPTDAGLTHLSVQRRSWQQLGDVVAVVLTPGPRRARPAPEARP, encoded by the coding sequence ATGGCAGAACGCCCCCCGGCCACCCGGGACCCCCAGCTCCTCAAGGGCGTCCTGCCCATGCTGGTGCTCGCCCTGCTCCGTGAGCAGGACTCCTACGGCTACGAGCTCGTGACACGGCTGCGGGACTCGGGCCTGACCGACGTCTCGACGGGGTCGGTGTACCCCGTGCTGACACGGCTCGAGCGCGACGGCCACCTGGCCTCCTACCTCGTGCCTTCCGCGCAGGGGCCGGCGCGGAAGTACTACACCCCCACCGACGCCGGCCTCACTCACCTCAGCGTCCAGCGACGCAGCTGGCAGCAGCTCGGCGACGTCGTCGCCGTCGTCCTGACCCCCGGCCCGCGCCGGGCCCGACCCGCCCCGGAGGCACGACCATGA
- a CDS encoding glutamate--cysteine ligase yields MNLPFAPSGRSSVGIEWELQLLDADSGDLRQAAETVLAGVAGPEGRPHPHVHPELLVNTVEVVSGVCRTVGGAAADLQRAIDDLRAVTDPLRIELASAGSHPFARPAYQRVTNRERYATLIDRTRWWGRQMLLYGVHVHVGIEDRSKVLPIMQALLTRFAHLQSLSASSPFWGGENTGYASNRAMMFQQLPTAGVPYQFDRWEDLESYVDDMTRTGVIDTFSELRWDIRPSPSLGTIEVRVCDAATNMQELRATSALTHCLVEHYSDMLDRGEQLPTAPRWFVVENKWRSARYGMDAILIRDGSGDEELVTDTVAAMLVELEPVAERLGCAEDLALVGKILDDGASYQRQLRVAQGADLDAVVTSLIEEMRAGRPL; encoded by the coding sequence GTGAACCTTCCCTTCGCCCCGTCCGGGCGGTCCTCGGTCGGCATCGAGTGGGAGCTGCAGCTGCTCGACGCCGACTCGGGCGATCTGCGCCAGGCCGCCGAGACGGTCCTGGCGGGGGTCGCCGGACCGGAGGGCCGGCCGCATCCCCACGTCCACCCCGAGCTCCTGGTCAACACCGTCGAGGTGGTCTCCGGCGTGTGCCGCACGGTCGGCGGGGCGGCGGCGGACCTGCAGCGCGCGATCGACGACCTGCGCGCCGTGACCGATCCCCTCCGTATCGAGCTCGCCAGCGCCGGCTCCCACCCGTTCGCGCGCCCCGCGTACCAGCGCGTGACCAACCGCGAGCGCTACGCCACCCTGATCGACCGCACCCGCTGGTGGGGCCGGCAGATGCTGCTGTACGGCGTGCACGTGCACGTCGGCATCGAGGACCGCTCCAAGGTGCTGCCCATCATGCAGGCCCTGCTCACGCGGTTCGCGCACCTGCAGTCGCTGTCCGCCTCCTCGCCGTTCTGGGGCGGTGAGAACACCGGTTACGCGTCCAACCGCGCCATGATGTTCCAGCAGCTGCCCACCGCCGGCGTGCCCTACCAGTTCGACCGCTGGGAGGACCTCGAGAGCTACGTCGACGACATGACGCGCACCGGCGTCATCGACACCTTCTCCGAGCTGCGGTGGGACATCCGCCCCTCCCCCTCCCTGGGGACGATCGAGGTCCGGGTGTGCGACGCCGCGACCAACATGCAGGAGCTGCGCGCCACCTCGGCCCTGACGCACTGCCTGGTGGAGCACTACTCCGACATGCTCGACCGTGGCGAGCAGCTGCCCACCGCTCCCCGGTGGTTCGTGGTGGAGAACAAGTGGCGCTCCGCCCGGTACGGCATGGACGCGATCCTCATCCGGGACGGCTCGGGGGACGAGGAGCTCGTCACCGACACCGTGGCGGCCATGCTCGTCGAGCTGGAGCCGGTGGCGGAGCGCCTCGGCTGCGCCGAGGACCTCGCCCTGGTCGGGAAGATCCTCGACGACGGCGCCTCCTACCAGCGTCAGCTCCGCGTCGCCCAGGGTGCCGACCTCGATGCCGTCGTCACCTCGCTCATCGAAGAGATGCGCGCCGGCCGCCCTCTCTGA
- the groES gene encoding co-chaperone GroES has protein sequence MSVSIKPLEDRIVVQTLEAEQTTASGLVIPDTAKEKPQEGTVLAIGPGRVDDNGNRVPLDVAVGDVVIYSKYGGTEVKYAGEEYLILSARDILAVVEK, from the coding sequence GTGTCGGTCTCCATCAAGCCGCTCGAGGACCGTATCGTCGTTCAGACCCTCGAGGCCGAGCAGACCACGGCTTCTGGTCTCGTCATCCCGGACACCGCCAAGGAGAAGCCCCAGGAGGGCACCGTCCTGGCGATCGGCCCGGGCCGCGTCGACGACAACGGCAACCGCGTCCCGCTGGACGTCGCCGTCGGCGACGTCGTCATCTACAGCAAGTACGGCGGTACCGAGGTGAAGTACGCCGGCGAGGAGTACCTCATCCTCTCCGCGCGCGACATCCTCGCGGTCGTCGAGAAGTGA
- a CDS encoding ABC transporter ATP-binding protein, whose product MTALLGLDDVTYRYRGAHAAALDGVTLPVEEGVSLGVVGESGSGKSTALSLLLGLARPTAGRVLLDGAPLDLSDSGRRRGFRRRVQVVFQDPYSSLDPRQRVDRIVAEPLVSLRLSRGRAARAAVLDALASVDLEADVAGRYPHEFSGGQRQRIAIARALVTGPQVLLADEPVSALDLSTRLGVIGLLERLKREKGLTVVMVSHDVSAVAALCERTVVLKDGRVVEQGSTREILDDPKEPYTKRLIAAIPRIAVGSA is encoded by the coding sequence ATGACCGCGCTGCTCGGCCTCGACGACGTGACCTACCGCTACCGCGGGGCGCACGCCGCCGCCCTGGACGGGGTGACGCTCCCCGTCGAGGAGGGGGTGAGCCTCGGCGTCGTGGGGGAGTCGGGGTCCGGGAAGTCCACCGCCCTCTCGCTGCTGCTGGGGCTGGCCCGGCCGACGGCGGGCCGGGTGCTGCTCGACGGCGCGCCGCTGGACCTGTCCGACAGCGGGCGCCGCCGCGGGTTCCGCCGGCGGGTGCAGGTGGTGTTCCAGGACCCCTACTCCTCGCTGGACCCGCGCCAGCGCGTGGACCGGATCGTCGCCGAGCCGCTGGTCTCGCTCCGGCTCAGCCGCGGCCGGGCGGCCCGGGCCGCGGTGCTCGACGCCCTGGCGTCGGTCGACCTCGAGGCGGACGTCGCGGGCCGGTACCCGCACGAGTTCTCCGGCGGTCAGCGCCAGCGCATCGCCATCGCCCGGGCGCTCGTGACCGGGCCCCAGGTGCTGCTGGCCGACGAGCCGGTCAGCGCGCTCGACCTCAGCACCCGGCTCGGCGTCATCGGCCTGCTCGAGCGGCTCAAGCGGGAGAAGGGCCTCACCGTGGTCATGGTCTCCCACGACGTCAGCGCCGTCGCGGCGCTGTGCGAGCGCACCGTCGTGCTCAAGGACGGCCGGGTGGTCGAGCAGGGCAGCACGCGTGAGATCCTTGACGACCCGAAGGAGCCGTACACGAAGCGGCTCATCGCCGCGATCCCGCGGATCGCGGTCGGCTCCGCCTGA
- a CDS encoding MerR family transcriptional regulator — MRMERSAGPSAPEDAADIGERERSGTRGGRPDGAGRAPKRSRAHAPGGAPLTVAAVAGRLGVAASTLRTWDRRYGLGPSAHEAGAHRRYSPDDVARLERMRQLTLQGVAPADAARAAAAYDPADPTAAPPPEESAGGRHRPEPHERVLVDPLSLAAAAVEPDPPRVQRMFDQEVGEKGIVRAWTTLAKPALSMLGQRDRSDRPGADPEAVLVGAVLAAVRDVVANEPSPDGSTGTALLCASEERRVRAHVIGGGLAERGVRARVLRAEQVRGGDQVLRAVEERHARVLAVLGSPDGAEELVRTVSERGDVDVFLLGSDAPELWLPNVHRVRTPMAAVEEIAAVMHG, encoded by the coding sequence ATGAGGATGGAGCGCAGCGCCGGCCCGTCCGCGCCCGAGGACGCTGCGGACATCGGTGAGCGGGAGCGGTCGGGCACTCGCGGCGGCAGGCCCGACGGCGCCGGCCGCGCGCCGAAGCGGTCCCGCGCGCACGCGCCGGGCGGCGCCCCGCTGACCGTGGCCGCGGTGGCCGGCCGACTGGGTGTGGCCGCGTCGACCCTGCGCACCTGGGACCGGCGCTACGGGCTCGGGCCGTCGGCCCACGAGGCCGGGGCGCACCGTCGTTACTCGCCGGACGACGTCGCCCGGCTCGAGCGGATGCGTCAGCTCACGCTCCAGGGTGTCGCTCCCGCGGACGCGGCGCGCGCCGCGGCGGCGTACGACCCGGCCGACCCCACCGCGGCGCCCCCGCCGGAGGAGTCGGCCGGCGGGCGGCACCGCCCCGAGCCGCACGAGCGGGTCCTCGTCGACCCGCTCTCGCTCGCCGCCGCGGCGGTGGAGCCGGACCCGCCCCGCGTGCAGCGCATGTTCGACCAGGAGGTGGGGGAGAAGGGCATCGTGCGGGCCTGGACCACGCTGGCCAAGCCGGCGCTGTCGATGCTCGGGCAGCGGGACCGCTCCGACCGCCCGGGCGCCGACCCCGAGGCCGTGCTCGTCGGGGCGGTGCTCGCCGCCGTGCGCGACGTCGTCGCGAACGAGCCCTCGCCCGACGGGTCGACCGGGACCGCCCTGCTGTGCGCGAGCGAGGAGCGGCGCGTCCGGGCCCACGTGATCGGCGGCGGGCTCGCCGAGCGCGGGGTCAGGGCGCGGGTGCTGCGGGCGGAGCAGGTCCGTGGCGGGGACCAGGTGCTCCGCGCCGTGGAGGAGCGGCACGCTCGCGTGCTCGCGGTCCTCGGCAGCCCGGACGGCGCCGAGGAGCTCGTGCGCACCGTCTCCGAGCGCGGCGACGTCGACGTCTTCCTCCTCGGCTCCGACGCCCCGGAGCTGTGGCTGCCCAACGTGCACCGCGTGCGCACCCCGATGGCGGCCGTCGAGGAGATCGCTGCGGTGATGCACGGCTGA
- a CDS encoding class I SAM-dependent methyltransferase gives MDERSLTKLLAPEGWALLSQLPPYSEEAALRISTGLHERGMDPDLVAAALTQSRLRARAVGKFGDFAAGMLFTPAGLEQATRLSVAAHHARRYADAGATLVADLGCGLGGDAMALSALGVPVLAVEADEATAALATVNLRFFPSATVRHADAMTLDLAAEGVDAVFADPARRTRGGRRVFDPGAYTPPLDAVLALRADVPALGMKVAPGIPYSFLPGDAHAQWVSVDGDVVEAGLWFGPLAPEGPGRSALVLAGDDAHVLTESEQVRGTPAGAPDAPARSAVVREVGEYLYEPDGAVIRAGLVARVAEDLDAGVVSEDIAYLTGDTLTPTPFARAYRVQDHFVFSLKRLRAYLRERDVGRVEIKKRGTAVEPEQLRRQLSLKGSAAATVVLTRLGGRQSVVVVERV, from the coding sequence GTGGACGAACGCTCCCTGACCAAGCTCCTCGCGCCGGAGGGCTGGGCCCTGCTCTCGCAGCTCCCGCCCTACTCGGAGGAGGCCGCGCTGCGGATCTCCACCGGTCTGCACGAGCGGGGGATGGACCCTGACCTCGTGGCCGCGGCACTGACGCAGTCACGACTGCGCGCCAGGGCGGTGGGCAAGTTCGGCGACTTCGCCGCCGGCATGCTCTTCACCCCCGCCGGCCTGGAGCAGGCCACCCGGCTCAGCGTCGCCGCGCACCACGCGCGCCGCTACGCCGACGCCGGAGCCACCCTGGTCGCCGACCTCGGCTGCGGCCTGGGCGGGGACGCCATGGCGCTCTCGGCGCTCGGGGTCCCGGTCCTCGCGGTCGAGGCCGACGAGGCGACGGCGGCCCTCGCCACCGTGAACCTGCGCTTCTTCCCCTCCGCCACGGTCCGTCACGCCGACGCCATGACCCTGGACCTCGCCGCCGAGGGGGTCGACGCGGTCTTCGCGGACCCGGCCCGGCGCACGCGCGGCGGGCGGCGCGTGTTCGACCCGGGCGCCTACACCCCGCCGCTGGACGCGGTGCTGGCGCTCCGCGCCGACGTGCCGGCCCTCGGGATGAAGGTCGCACCGGGGATCCCCTACTCCTTCCTGCCCGGGGACGCCCACGCCCAGTGGGTGAGCGTGGACGGCGACGTCGTGGAGGCCGGCCTCTGGTTCGGCCCCCTGGCACCCGAGGGCCCGGGGCGCTCGGCCCTGGTGCTCGCCGGGGACGACGCGCACGTGCTCACCGAGAGCGAGCAGGTGCGCGGCACGCCGGCCGGGGCGCCCGACGCGCCCGCGCGCTCCGCCGTCGTCCGTGAGGTCGGCGAGTACCTCTACGAGCCCGACGGCGCGGTCATCCGGGCCGGGCTGGTGGCCCGCGTGGCGGAGGACCTCGACGCCGGCGTGGTGAGCGAGGACATCGCGTACCTGACGGGCGACACCCTGACCCCCACGCCGTTCGCCCGGGCCTACCGGGTCCAGGACCACTTCGTCTTCAGCCTCAAGCGGCTGCGCGCCTACCTGCGCGAGCGGGACGTCGGGCGGGTCGAGATCAAGAAGCGCGGCACCGCCGTCGAGCCGGAGCAGCTGCGCCGCCAGCTCTCCCTGAAGGGGTCCGCGGCCGCGACCGTGGTGCTGACGCGGCTGGGCGGCCGCCAGAGCGTCGTCGTCGTCGAGCGGGTGTAG